A section of the Pseudomonas flavescens genome encodes:
- the solA gene encoding N-methyl-L-tryptophan oxidase, which yields MSMHYDVIVIGLGAMGAATLYQLARRGVRVAGVDRHAPPHDQGSSHGDTRITRQAVGEGAAYVPLALNSQRIWRELEAQSGESLFEACGMLMLSSSQAPTRGHGTPDFGGETAALAKRFGIEHSLLDATGIRARFPQFAGFSEEASGYYEPGAGFVRPELAIDVQLRLAERLGATLHTNTPVTAIESVGQGVRVQTSSGTLTADKAIVCAGMWTGRLLGAPVEGLLKVCRQQLVWFELDEPERFAAGSPVYILLHGAADTDSCYGFPPLPGENAIKIATEQYLESCDPDALDRSVRQADIDALYDAHVAGRLLGVSKRVLKSKVCTYTLTPDFNFIIDAHPHLANVTLVSACSGHGFKHSAGIGEALAMHHCNEPGAVDLSPFTLARFR from the coding sequence GTGAGCATGCACTACGACGTCATCGTCATCGGACTGGGCGCCATGGGCGCCGCCACCCTTTACCAACTGGCCAGGCGCGGCGTGCGCGTGGCTGGTGTGGATCGCCACGCACCGCCCCACGATCAGGGTTCCAGCCATGGCGATACGCGCATCACCCGCCAGGCGGTGGGCGAGGGCGCTGCCTATGTACCGCTGGCGTTGAATTCCCAGCGCATCTGGCGCGAGCTGGAAGCGCAGAGCGGCGAGTCGCTGTTCGAGGCGTGCGGCATGTTGATGCTCAGCAGCAGCCAGGCGCCGACGCGGGGGCACGGCACGCCCGATTTCGGCGGTGAGACGGCAGCGCTGGCCAAGCGTTTCGGCATCGAACACAGCCTGTTGGATGCCACGGGGATTCGCGCACGCTTCCCACAATTCGCTGGCTTCAGTGAAGAGGCCAGCGGCTATTACGAGCCGGGAGCCGGTTTCGTGCGCCCCGAACTGGCTATCGACGTGCAACTGAGGCTGGCCGAGCGGCTGGGGGCCACCTTGCACACCAACACCCCGGTCACTGCCATCGAATCCGTCGGCCAGGGTGTTCGCGTGCAGACCAGCAGCGGCACGCTGACCGCGGACAAGGCCATCGTCTGCGCCGGCATGTGGACCGGCCGCCTGCTCGGTGCGCCGGTCGAGGGCCTGCTCAAGGTCTGTCGCCAGCAACTGGTGTGGTTCGAACTGGACGAGCCTGAACGCTTCGCTGCTGGCTCGCCGGTGTACATCCTCCTGCATGGCGCGGCGGACACCGACAGTTGCTACGGCTTCCCGCCGCTGCCAGGCGAGAACGCCATCAAGATCGCCACCGAGCAATACCTCGAGAGTTGCGACCCCGATGCGCTGGATCGCAGTGTCCGCCAGGCCGATATCGATGCCCTGTACGACGCCCATGTGGCTGGCCGTCTGCTCGGTGTGTCGAAACGGGTGCTCAAGTCCAAGGTCTGTACCTACACCCTCACCCCGGACTTCAACTTCATCATCGACGCCCACCCGCACCTGGCCAACGTGACGCTGGTGTCTGCCTGCTCCGGGCATGGTTTCAAGCATTCAGCCGGCATTGGTGAAGCGCTGGCCATGCACCACTGCAACGAGCCAGGCGCCGTCGACCTGTCACCCTTCACGCTGGCGCGATTCAGGTAG
- a CDS encoding GNAT family N-acetyltransferase: MNIRPITSADFDQVWPIIRDITQAQETYAYDPAMDRETAWKLWVELPRATFVAEQDGQILGSYYIKANAAGPGDHVCNCGYMTAPAARGKGVASALCQHSLQIGRELGFQAMQFNSVVATNTVAVALWQKHGFNIVGTLPKAYRHRSLGLVDCHVMYRCLNDDAL; this comes from the coding sequence GTGAATATCCGCCCTATTACCAGCGCCGACTTCGATCAGGTCTGGCCCATCATCCGCGACATCACCCAGGCTCAGGAAACCTACGCCTATGACCCGGCCATGGACCGTGAAACGGCCTGGAAGCTCTGGGTCGAACTGCCGCGCGCCACCTTCGTGGCCGAACAGGACGGGCAGATCCTTGGCAGCTACTACATCAAGGCCAACGCCGCCGGCCCCGGTGACCACGTGTGCAACTGCGGCTACATGACCGCTCCCGCCGCCCGCGGCAAGGGTGTGGCCAGTGCGCTCTGCCAGCATTCCTTGCAGATCGGTCGCGAGCTGGGCTTTCAGGCGATGCAGTTCAATTCCGTGGTCGCCACCAATACCGTCGCCGTGGCGCTCTGGCAGAAGCACGGCTTCAACATCGTCGGCACCCTGCCGAAGGCCTATCGTCACCGCAGCCTGGGGCTGGTGGATTGCCATGTGATGTATCGCTGTCTGAACGACGATGCTCTTTAG
- a CDS encoding tripartite tricarboxylate transporter permease, protein MLDLMQHGFAAVFSLQIFILITIGVVVGIIFGAVPGLSATMAVALCLPLTFTMGPAAGLSLLVALYVGAISGSLIPSILLKIPGTPSSIATVFDGGPMMEKGEGFKALGIGIVFSFLGTFFGIGALMFIAPILAKVALSFGPHEYFAIAIFSLTLIATLSTGSLTKGVFSGALGFAFSTVGIAPVDAIRRFTFEQSNLNGGFAMLAVMIGMFAVAEVIRLAETGRHAGKTKVAPLDMSKVRGFGFSLKEFVGQLRNAFRSAMIGLGIGVLPGVGSGTSNIVSYIVAKKRDKDPDSYGKGNPGGVVASETANSAGIGGAMVPLLTLGIPGDTVTAMLLGGFLIHGIQPGPLLFITQGPLVYTIFAALILATVIMLVLEFYGLRIFIKLLSVPKHILLPIILVLCVVGAFGLNSRLFDAWSILLFGIIGYGFIKAGMPAPPFIIGFILGPMAETNLRRGLMLSDGNFGAFLTSPISATFLGLAALSVLWHAYSLLRAKKDKKPAEALSTS, encoded by the coding sequence ATGCTCGACTTGATGCAACACGGTTTCGCCGCAGTCTTCTCGCTGCAGATCTTCATCCTCATCACCATCGGCGTGGTGGTGGGCATCATCTTCGGCGCGGTCCCCGGCCTGTCGGCCACCATGGCCGTGGCGCTGTGCCTGCCGCTGACCTTCACCATGGGCCCGGCCGCGGGCCTTTCGTTGCTGGTGGCGCTCTACGTGGGGGCGATTTCCGGCAGCCTGATCCCCTCGATTCTGCTCAAGATACCCGGCACGCCCTCATCGATCGCCACGGTGTTCGATGGCGGGCCGATGATGGAAAAAGGCGAAGGCTTCAAGGCCCTCGGCATCGGTATCGTGTTCTCGTTCCTGGGCACCTTCTTCGGTATCGGCGCGCTGATGTTCATCGCACCGATCCTGGCCAAGGTGGCGCTGAGTTTCGGGCCCCATGAATACTTCGCCATCGCCATCTTCTCGCTGACCCTGATCGCCACGCTGTCCACCGGCTCGCTGACCAAGGGCGTGTTTTCCGGCGCCCTGGGCTTCGCCTTCTCCACCGTCGGCATTGCCCCGGTGGATGCGATCCGCCGCTTCACCTTCGAGCAGTCCAACCTCAACGGTGGCTTCGCCATGCTGGCGGTGATGATCGGCATGTTCGCCGTGGCCGAGGTGATCCGCCTGGCCGAAACCGGACGGCATGCCGGCAAGACCAAGGTCGCCCCGCTGGACATGTCCAAGGTCAGAGGCTTCGGCTTCTCGCTGAAGGAATTCGTCGGCCAACTGCGCAATGCCTTCCGCTCGGCGATGATCGGCCTGGGCATCGGCGTGCTGCCGGGCGTCGGCTCGGGCACCTCGAACATCGTCTCCTACATCGTCGCCAAGAAACGCGACAAGGACCCGGACTCCTACGGCAAGGGCAACCCGGGCGGCGTGGTCGCCAGCGAAACCGCCAACAGTGCCGGCATCGGCGGCGCCATGGTGCCGCTGCTGACCCTCGGCATTCCCGGCGACACGGTCACCGCGATGCTGCTCGGCGGCTTCCTGATCCACGGCATCCAGCCCGGCCCGCTGCTGTTCATCACCCAGGGCCCGCTGGTCTACACCATCTTCGCCGCGCTGATTCTGGCCACGGTGATCATGCTGGTGCTGGAGTTCTACGGCCTGCGCATCTTCATCAAGCTGCTGTCGGTGCCCAAGCACATCCTGCTGCCGATCATCCTGGTGCTCTGCGTGGTGGGGGCGTTCGGCCTCAACAGCCGCCTGTTCGACGCCTGGAGCATCCTGCTGTTCGGGATCATCGGTTACGGCTTCATCAAGGCCGGCATGCCGGCACCGCCGTTCATCATCGGCTTCATCCTCGGGCCGATGGCGGAGACCAACCTGCGCCGTGGCCTGATGTTGTCCGATGGCAACTTCGGGGCCTTCCTGACCAGCCCGATCTCGGCCACCTTCCTGGGCCTGGCTGCGCTGTCCGTACTCTGGCACGCCTACAGCTTGCTGCGCGCCAAGAAGGACAAGAAGCCCGCCGAGGCGTTATCCACAAGCTAG
- a CDS encoding tripartite tricarboxylate transporter TctB family protein gives MDAYKRKELITGGFMLAAGIAYLLATMALPRKSFIDAAFVPYVLAIFMCVLGVLQLVFSARKTPAGEAAATVDDKKNEVSEYGTVIKTLALIAVYIATLEPIGFPIVTAVYLYLQFIVLTPHGQKIGHLMYAVISIISAIVIYLIFRQGFDLMLPAGILNI, from the coding sequence GTGGATGCTTACAAGCGAAAAGAGCTGATCACCGGCGGCTTCATGCTGGCCGCCGGCATCGCCTACCTGCTGGCCACCATGGCCCTGCCACGCAAGTCGTTCATCGACGCTGCATTCGTGCCTTACGTGCTGGCGATCTTCATGTGTGTACTGGGCGTGCTGCAACTGGTGTTCAGCGCCCGCAAGACGCCTGCAGGTGAAGCCGCGGCCACCGTCGACGACAAAAAGAATGAGGTCTCCGAATATGGCACGGTGATCAAGACCCTCGCCCTGATCGCCGTCTACATCGCCACTCTGGAGCCCATCGGCTTTCCCATCGTGACCGCGGTTTATCTGTACCTGCAGTTCATCGTCCTGACGCCCCACGGACAGAAGATCGGCCACCTGATGTACGCGGTGATCTCGATCATCTCGGCCATCGTCATCTACCTCATCTTCCGCCAGGGCTTCGATCTGATGCTGCCCGCCGGCATCCTGAACATCTAG
- a CDS encoding tripartite tricarboxylate transporter substrate binding protein encodes MNKILSATLLSTALLTTSATSLAQEPNWPTRAVQVVVPANAGGDTDFNARMMAKYFTQITGKPMVITNMGGGGGTVAASHVKESAADGHTILFTHTGQLIVNEVAGLSEDSYDAFEVSCIAGVDKASIFVASKQSGIDSVEKLIERAKEKPRSITYGTEMGNFSHLQGLMFEKRTGTELRYIDTGTVAERIVALLGGRIDMGAISYGALQDYIQGGAMNALAQPNEERNPLVGDIPTFREKDVDLIVEKPYVVAFPKGTDAAIVAKMAGVMKEITEIPSYGEELAKTYKQPVTYYGTDDAIAMLKEHREEFMQFKDALRQSK; translated from the coding sequence ATGAATAAAATTCTGTCCGCGACCTTACTGTCCACAGCGCTGCTGACCACCTCGGCAACCTCCCTGGCCCAGGAGCCGAACTGGCCAACCCGCGCCGTCCAGGTGGTGGTACCCGCCAACGCCGGGGGCGATACCGACTTCAATGCCCGGATGATGGCCAAGTACTTCACGCAGATCACCGGCAAGCCCATGGTCATCACCAACATGGGCGGTGGCGGTGGCACCGTGGCGGCCTCCCACGTGAAGGAGTCGGCAGCCGATGGCCACACGATTCTGTTCACCCACACCGGTCAGTTGATCGTCAACGAAGTCGCTGGCCTCAGCGAGGACAGCTACGACGCCTTCGAGGTCTCGTGCATCGCCGGCGTCGACAAGGCATCGATCTTCGTCGCCTCGAAGCAGTCGGGCATCGACAGCGTGGAAAAGCTCATCGAGCGCGCCAAGGAGAAGCCACGCAGCATCACCTATGGCACCGAGATGGGTAACTTCTCCCACCTGCAGGGCCTGATGTTCGAGAAGCGCACTGGCACCGAGCTGCGCTACATCGACACCGGCACCGTCGCCGAGCGCATCGTCGCGCTGCTGGGGGGGCGCATCGACATGGGCGCCATCAGCTACGGCGCACTGCAGGACTACATTCAGGGCGGCGCCATGAATGCCCTGGCCCAGCCTAACGAAGAGCGCAACCCGCTGGTTGGCGACATCCCGACTTTCCGCGAGAAGGACGTCGACCTGATCGTCGAGAAGCCCTATGTCGTGGCCTTTCCCAAAGGCACCGACGCCGCCATCGTCGCCAAGATGGCCGGCGTGATGAAAGAGATCACCGAGATCCCGAGCTACGGCGAAGAGCTGGCGAAAACCTACAAGCAGCCGGTGACCTACTACGGCACCGATGACGCTATCGCCATGCTCAAGGAGCACCGCGAAGAGTTCATGCAGTTCAAGGATGCGTTACGCCAATCGAAGTGA
- the parS gene encoding type II RES/Xre toxin-antitoxin system antitoxin: MTITAMRQAKRGKGEAQPLSAAFWAFCAGREALSEAERLQQIRDGFAAELVQAVKATFALPERSLEILLNASISTLERRRREHKLLDPVASERLDRIAMVCQLAEEVFESRQAAADWMSRVNQSLGGQAPIMLCETEIGAKQVRRVLNALDWGGAA, from the coding sequence ATGACCATCACCGCAATGCGTCAGGCCAAACGGGGCAAGGGCGAGGCCCAGCCCCTAAGCGCTGCCTTCTGGGCGTTCTGCGCCGGCCGCGAAGCGCTCAGTGAAGCCGAGCGCCTGCAACAGATCCGGGATGGCTTCGCCGCCGAGCTGGTACAGGCCGTCAAGGCCACCTTCGCCTTGCCCGAACGCAGCCTGGAAATCCTCCTCAACGCCTCGATTTCGACCCTCGAACGACGCCGGCGCGAGCACAAACTGCTCGACCCGGTCGCCTCGGAGCGCCTGGATCGGATCGCCATGGTCTGCCAGTTGGCCGAAGAGGTGTTCGAGAGCCGCCAGGCGGCCGCGGACTGGATGTCGCGCGTGAATCAGTCACTGGGCGGACAGGCGCCGATCATGCTCTGCGAAACGGAAATCGGCGCCAAGCAGGTTCGCCGGGTGCTCAACGCCCTCGACTGGGGTGGCGCCGCCTGA
- a CDS encoding RES family NAD+ phosphorylase, with product MRAWRVAKARRATDLSGRGAAIEGGRWNEQDVAAVYMGLSPAICCLETFVHAQGPPAMPMKITCFELPDDPALYWEPAVSELPKGWNALPVDRPSMGFGTLWLRAVSHLGLIVPSAVLPLERNLLINPLHPAASQISVVEIYDFTYDPRMFKA from the coding sequence ATGCGTGCCTGGCGTGTCGCCAAGGCCAGGCGGGCGACGGACCTTTCCGGGCGCGGCGCGGCCATCGAAGGCGGGCGTTGGAACGAGCAGGATGTCGCCGCGGTGTACATGGGGTTATCCCCTGCCATCTGCTGCCTGGAAACCTTCGTGCATGCGCAGGGGCCACCGGCGATGCCGATGAAGATCACCTGCTTCGAGCTGCCGGACGACCCCGCGCTTTACTGGGAGCCTGCTGTCAGCGAGCTGCCGAAAGGCTGGAACGCCCTGCCGGTCGACCGCCCGAGTATGGGTTTCGGCACGCTCTGGCTGCGCGCGGTCAGCCACCTGGGCCTTATCGTGCCGTCTGCCGTGCTGCCACTGGAACGCAACCTGCTGATCAATCCGCTGCATCCGGCCGCGAGCCAGATCAGCGTCGTCGAGATTTACGATTTCACTTACGACCCACGCATGTTCAAGGCGTGA
- a CDS encoding FAD-binding oxidoreductase: MSHLPPELLHALGEIVGPAGLIEDEAAMQAYLSDWRNAYRGRAALVVRPASREEVAAVVRACHQAGVALVPQGGNTGLCGGSIPDESGRQVVLSLTRMTRIRQVDPANETITVEAGVILQRLQEAAADVGRLFPLSLGAEGSCTIGGNLATNAGGTAVLRYGNMRDLTLGLEVVLPDGRIWDGLRGLRKDNTGYDLKHLFIGSEGTLGIITAAVLKLYPAVRSRTTAWVALPSPQAAVDLIGRMRALCGDRLTGFELMSRQSVEFVLRHVAGCNDPFGEVHPWYVLIELSDTLPEAPLNAMLETGLGEALERGEVLDAVVAGSEAQVAALWKMREGISEAQNHEGPSLKHDISVPVSSIPAFIEAADRQLQEAFAGVRIVAYGHVGDGNLHYNISKPPSSEDAPFKAQAEAIMHVIYRVTCDFAGSISAEHGLGQAKREAARHYKQPLELELMRSIKQSMDPAGLMNPGKLL; the protein is encoded by the coding sequence ATGAGCCACCTGCCACCCGAACTGCTGCACGCCTTGGGCGAGATCGTCGGCCCGGCCGGCTTGATCGAAGACGAGGCCGCCATGCAGGCCTACCTCAGCGACTGGCGCAACGCCTACCGCGGGCGCGCCGCGCTGGTGGTGCGCCCGGCCTCCAGGGAGGAGGTGGCCGCAGTGGTTCGCGCCTGCCACCAGGCCGGCGTGGCGCTGGTGCCGCAAGGCGGCAACACCGGCCTCTGCGGCGGGTCGATCCCCGACGAATCGGGGCGCCAGGTGGTGCTGTCGCTGACGCGCATGACGCGGATCCGCCAGGTCGACCCGGCCAACGAGACCATCACCGTCGAGGCCGGTGTGATTCTGCAGCGTCTGCAGGAAGCCGCTGCCGACGTCGGGCGGTTGTTCCCGCTGTCGCTGGGTGCCGAGGGCAGCTGCACCATCGGCGGCAATCTGGCCACCAACGCCGGTGGCACCGCCGTGCTGCGCTACGGCAACATGCGTGACCTGACCCTGGGCCTCGAAGTGGTGCTGCCCGATGGGCGCATCTGGGATGGCTTGCGCGGCCTGCGCAAGGACAACACCGGCTACGACCTCAAGCACCTGTTCATCGGCTCCGAAGGCACGCTGGGGATCATCACCGCGGCCGTGCTCAAGCTGTATCCCGCCGTGCGCAGCCGTACCACCGCCTGGGTCGCGCTGCCCAGCCCGCAGGCGGCGGTCGATCTGATCGGGCGCATGCGCGCCCTGTGCGGCGATCGCCTGACCGGTTTCGAGCTGATGTCGCGGCAGAGCGTGGAGTTCGTACTGCGGCATGTGGCTGGCTGCAACGACCCGTTCGGCGAGGTTCATCCCTGGTACGTGCTGATCGAGCTCAGCGACACGCTGCCCGAAGCGCCGCTCAACGCGATGCTGGAGACAGGTCTGGGCGAGGCGCTCGAACGGGGCGAAGTGCTGGACGCCGTGGTGGCTGGCAGCGAAGCTCAGGTCGCGGCGCTGTGGAAGATGCGCGAAGGCATCTCGGAAGCGCAGAACCATGAAGGGCCGAGCCTCAAGCACGACATCAGCGTGCCGGTCAGCAGCATCCCCGCCTTTATCGAAGCCGCCGACCGCCAACTGCAGGAGGCGTTCGCGGGGGTGCGTATCGTTGCCTACGGTCATGTGGGTGACGGCAACCTGCACTACAACATCAGCAAGCCGCCGAGCAGCGAGGACGCCCCCTTCAAGGCGCAGGCGGAGGCGATCATGCACGTCATCTACCGGGTCACCTGCGACTTCGCCGGCAGCATCAGTGCCGAGCATGGCCTGGGCCAGGCCAAACGCGAGGCTGCGCGCCACTACAAACAGCCGTTGGAGCTGGAGCTGATGCGCAGCATCAAGCAGAGCATGGATCCTGCCGGTTTGATGAACCCGGGCAAGCTGCTCTGA
- a CDS encoding YheV family putative zinc ribbon protein: MSDDPVITPKRFIAGAVCPACSEMDSIKMWNVDGVPHRECVQCGYADTLDERGNSVAKELPTRVNVSALTPKKPADPKVKAVQFFPNPKLKKPE, encoded by the coding sequence ATGAGCGACGACCCGGTGATAACGCCCAAGCGCTTCATCGCCGGTGCCGTGTGCCCGGCGTGCAGCGAAATGGACAGCATCAAGATGTGGAACGTCGATGGCGTGCCGCATCGCGAGTGCGTGCAGTGCGGATATGCCGACACCCTGGACGAGCGTGGCAACTCGGTGGCCAAGGAGCTGCCGACCCGCGTCAACGTTAGCGCCCTGACACCGAAGAAACCGGCCGACCCCAAGGTCAAGGCCGTGCAGTTCTTCCCCAATCCGAAGTTGAAGAAGCCCGAATAG
- the prlC gene encoding oligopeptidase A: MSANNPLLQSFDLPPYSTILPEHVEPAVDAILAESRTAVAELLASQGNAPRWESLIDPLDEQGSKLGRAWSPVSHLNAVRNNPELRAAYEACLPKLSEYWTEMGQNRALFQAYEALAASPEAAGFDVAQKTILEHALRDFRLSGIDLPAEQQKRYGEIQMKLSELGSRFSNQLLDATQAWTKQVEDESLLAGITDSAKAQMKQAAEAKGLEGWLITLEFPSYYAVMTYADNRALREELYAAYCTRASDQGPNAGQHDNGPVMAEILDLRQELARLLGFANYSELSLASKMAESTEQVLSFLRDLAVRSKPFAEQDLAELKAYAAEHGCNDLQSWDVGYYSEKLREQRYSISQEILRAYFPIDKVLGGLFAIVEKLYGIQIKELSGFDTWHPDVRLFEISENGQHVGRFFFDLYARANKRGGAWMDGARDKRRSAGGELVSPVANLVCNFTPASTGKPALLTHDEVTTLFHEFGHGLHHLLTRVEHVGVSGINGVAWDAVELPSQFMENWCWEPEGLALISGHYETGEPLPQDLLDKMLAAKNFQSGLMMVRQLEFSLFDFELHAIHGDGRSVLEVLEGIRDEVSVMRPPAYNRFPNSFAHIFAGGYAAGYYSYKWAEVLSADAFSKFEEEGVLNPQTGRAFREAILARGGSQAPMVLFVDFRGREPSIDALLRHLGLSAEAA; encoded by the coding sequence GTGAGTGCGAACAATCCCCTGCTGCAATCCTTCGACCTGCCGCCGTATTCGACCATCCTGCCCGAGCATGTAGAGCCGGCGGTGGATGCCATTCTCGCCGAAAGCCGTACGGCGGTGGCCGAGCTGCTGGCCAGCCAGGGCAACGCGCCGCGCTGGGAATCGCTGATCGATCCGCTCGACGAGCAGGGTTCGAAGCTGGGCCGCGCCTGGAGCCCGGTCAGCCACCTCAATGCCGTGCGCAACAACCCCGAGCTGCGTGCCGCCTACGAGGCCTGCCTGCCGAAACTCTCCGAGTACTGGACGGAAATGGGCCAGAACCGCGCCCTGTTCCAGGCCTACGAGGCGCTCGCTGCCAGCCCTGAAGCGGCCGGTTTCGATGTCGCGCAGAAGACTATTCTCGAGCACGCCCTGCGTGATTTCCGCCTGTCCGGTATCGATCTGCCAGCCGAGCAGCAGAAGCGATACGGCGAGATCCAGATGAAGCTCTCCGAGCTGGGCAGCCGTTTCTCCAATCAGTTGCTGGACGCCACCCAGGCCTGGACCAAGCAGGTCGAGGACGAAAGCCTGTTGGCCGGCATCACCGATTCCGCCAAGGCGCAGATGAAACAGGCCGCCGAGGCCAAGGGGCTGGAAGGCTGGCTGATCACCCTGGAGTTCCCCAGCTACTACGCGGTGATGACCTACGCCGACAACCGCGCCCTGCGCGAAGAGCTGTACGCCGCCTACTGCACCCGTGCTTCGGATCAGGGCCCGAACGCCGGGCAGCACGACAACGGTCCGGTGATGGCCGAGATTCTCGATCTGCGCCAGGAACTGGCGCGCCTGCTCGGCTTCGCCAACTACTCCGAGCTGAGCCTGGCCAGCAAGATGGCCGAATCCACCGAGCAGGTGCTGAGCTTCCTGCGCGACCTTGCGGTGCGCAGCAAGCCGTTCGCCGAGCAGGATCTGGCCGAGCTCAAGGCCTACGCCGCCGAGCATGGCTGCAACGATCTGCAGAGCTGGGACGTGGGCTACTACAGCGAAAAGCTGCGTGAGCAGCGCTACAGCATTTCCCAGGAAATCCTGCGCGCCTACTTCCCCATCGACAAGGTGCTCGGCGGCCTGTTCGCCATCGTCGAGAAGCTCTACGGCATCCAGATCAAGGAGCTGTCCGGCTTCGATACCTGGCACCCGGACGTCCGTCTGTTCGAGATTTCCGAAAACGGCCAGCACGTCGGGCGTTTCTTCTTCGACCTCTACGCCCGTGCCAACAAGCGCGGTGGTGCCTGGATGGACGGTGCCCGCGACAAGCGTCGCAGCGCTGGCGGCGAACTGGTCAGCCCGGTGGCCAACCTGGTGTGCAACTTCACGCCTGCGTCGACCGGCAAGCCGGCCCTGCTGACCCACGATGAAGTCACCACCCTGTTCCACGAATTCGGCCACGGCCTGCATCATCTGCTGACCCGCGTCGAGCATGTCGGGGTTTCCGGCATCAACGGCGTGGCCTGGGATGCCGTCGAGCTGCCCAGCCAGTTCATGGAAAACTGGTGCTGGGAGCCCGAGGGCCTGGCGCTGATTTCCGGGCACTACGAAACCGGCGAGCCGCTGCCTCAGGACCTGCTCGACAAGATGCTCGCTGCCAAGAACTTCCAGTCCGGCCTGATGATGGTGCGTCAGCTGGAGTTCTCGCTGTTCGACTTCGAGCTGCATGCCATTCATGGTGACGGCCGCAGCGTGCTGGAGGTGCTCGAAGGCATTCGTGACGAGGTTTCGGTGATGCGCCCGCCAGCCTACAACCGTTTCCCCAACAGCTTCGCGCACATCTTCGCCGGGGGGTATGCCGCCGGTTACTACAGCTACAAGTGGGCTGAAGTGCTGTCCGCCGATGCCTTCTCGAAGTTCGAAGAGGAGGGCGTGCTCAACCCGCAGACCGGTCGTGCCTTCCGCGAGGCGATCCTGGCGCGCGGTGGTTCCCAGGCGCCGATGGTGCTGTTCGTCGATTTCCGCGGTCGTGAGCCGAGCATCGACGCGCTGCTGCGCCACCTGGGCCTGAGTGCGGAGGCGGCATGA
- a CDS encoding HD domain-containing protein — MTMDRFAPFAQQAARLLALCAPSTDDGAHDLSHLQRVWANACLLQREEGGDLELLLAAVLLHDCVAVEKDSPLRASASRLSAARAAEVLARLGWRDERIAAVCHAIEAHSFSAAITPTSLEARILQDADRLDAIGLIGVARCFHVSGRLGSALYDADDIDAAHRTLDDQRFALDHFRTKLLGLASGFQTAAGARLAEQRHARMVAFLAAFREEIQPSSTLMEE; from the coding sequence ATGACCATGGATCGTTTTGCCCCCTTCGCGCAGCAGGCAGCCCGGTTACTGGCGCTCTGCGCGCCTTCGACCGACGATGGTGCCCATGACCTTTCACACCTGCAGCGGGTCTGGGCCAATGCCTGTCTGTTGCAGCGCGAAGAGGGCGGCGATCTCGAGCTGCTGCTGGCTGCCGTGTTGCTGCATGACTGTGTAGCGGTGGAAAAGGACTCGCCGTTGCGCGCCAGCGCATCGCGCCTGTCCGCTGCAAGGGCCGCTGAGGTGCTTGCCAGGCTGGGGTGGCGCGATGAGCGCATCGCGGCGGTCTGCCACGCCATCGAGGCGCACAGTTTCTCCGCGGCGATTACGCCAACCAGCCTGGAGGCGCGCATCCTGCAGGATGCCGACCGCCTCGATGCCATCGGCCTGATCGGCGTGGCGCGCTGTTTCCATGTATCCGGACGGCTGGGCAGCGCCCTGTACGATGCCGACGATATCGACGCCGCGCATCGCACGCTGGATGACCAGCGCTTCGCCCTCGACCATTTCCGTACCAAGCTGCTGGGCCTGGCCTCAGGCTTTCAGACCGCTGCAGGCGCGCGACTGGCCGAGCAGCGGCACGCGCGGATGGTGGCTTTCCTCGCCGCGTTTCGCGAGGAAATCCAACCGTCCTCGACCTTAATGGAGGAGTGA
- a CDS encoding gamma carbonic anhydrase family protein — MAIRTYQSITPQLGERAFVDASAVVIGDVEIGEDSSVWPLTVIRGDMHRIRIGKRTSVQDGSVLHITHAGPFNPDGFPLIIGDEVTIGHKVMLHGCTLGSRILVGMGSTVMDGAVVEDDVIIGAGSLVPPGKVLESGYLYVGSPAKRARPLTDKERNFFSYTAGNYVKLKDAHLAEGYAD; from the coding sequence GTGGCGATTCGTACTTACCAATCCATCACCCCGCAGCTTGGCGAGCGCGCGTTCGTCGACGCCTCGGCGGTGGTCATCGGCGATGTGGAAATCGGTGAAGACAGCTCCGTGTGGCCGCTGACCGTGATCCGCGGCGACATGCACCGCATCCGTATCGGCAAACGCACCAGCGTGCAGGACGGCAGCGTGCTGCATATCACCCATGCCGGCCCGTTCAACCCGGACGGCTTCCCGCTGATCATCGGCGACGAAGTGACCATCGGCCACAAGGTGATGCTGCACGGCTGCACCCTGGGCAGCCGCATCCTGGTCGGCATGGGCAGCACGGTGATGGACGGCGCGGTGGTCGAGGACGACGTGATCATCGGCGCCGGTAGCCTGGTGCCGCCGGGCAAGGTGCTGGAAAGCGGTTACCTGTACGTCGGCAGCCCGGCGAAACGGGCGCGGCCACTGACCGACAAGGAGCGCAATTTCTTCAGCTACACCGCCGGCAACTACGTGAAGCTCAAGGACGCGCATCTGGCCGAAGGCTATGCAGACTGA